From Halobacterium sp. R2-5, the proteins below share one genomic window:
- a CDS encoding rhodanese-like domain-containing protein — MSRDVDTVAPEAVRERLESGDDDFDLVDIREGDAYEDGHLPGAEHLPVEELEDVVAERDWDDEVVVYCYVGETSVQAARLVEEYGNADAVASMDGGYEAWAEEVEPFATAD, encoded by the coding sequence ATGAGCCGGGACGTCGACACCGTCGCCCCCGAGGCGGTCCGCGAGCGCCTCGAGTCCGGCGACGACGACTTCGACCTCGTGGACATCCGCGAGGGCGACGCCTACGAGGACGGCCACCTGCCGGGCGCCGAACACCTCCCCGTCGAGGAACTGGAGGACGTGGTCGCCGAGCGCGACTGGGACGACGAGGTCGTCGTCTACTGTTACGTCGGCGAGACGTCCGTGCAGGCGGCGCGGCTCGTCGAGGAGTACGGGAACGCCGACGCGGTCGCGAGCATGGACGGCGGCTACGAGGCGTGGGCCGAAGAGGTCGAGCCGTTCGCGACCGCCGACTAG
- a CDS encoding sulfurtransferase TusA family protein, with the protein MPSIDDVTDAPAELSDERAESLLEEADEVQDMMGEVCPYPQVEAKKGLQSLSAGDLLVQETDHVPCTENVPRAVGDDADARVWRSGDGVYRIYLEKQ; encoded by the coding sequence ATGCCATCCATCGACGACGTCACCGACGCACCAGCGGAACTGTCCGACGAGAGAGCCGAGTCCCTGCTCGAGGAAGCCGACGAAGTGCAGGACATGATGGGCGAGGTCTGCCCGTACCCGCAGGTCGAGGCGAAGAAGGGCCTCCAGTCGCTGTCCGCGGGCGACCTCCTCGTCCAGGAGACCGACCACGTCCCGTGCACGGAGAACGTCCCGCGGGCCGTCGGCGACGACGCCGACGCCCGCGTCTGGCGCAGCGGCGACGGCGTCTACCGCATCTACCTCGAGAAGCAATGA
- a CDS encoding YeeE/YedE family protein, whose protein sequence is MLVAAVVGIGLGVFLQKGRFCFVNAFRDFFAYKDSRVTKGVLAATLLTMVFWGIAYQLGYYQGFWTPAWGLTGLVGGFVFGIGMTYAGGCASGTLYRAGEGYLQFWLTLAFMGVGYAAFTVAFPTLQSTYFGPLQFGEGVSLFAVSPIPAGLLALLVAAGVTVVYATLVGRSAAKKGDPEERATVASVQPSVLLAPVVGARQFARGTSQYFRGLADAWRTPLASSKRPWDPRTAALGITAVAVLWFTQVSIVGVTGPEARWTGYLLSQVGVDAGSFEYWGAVLFRGAGVGVTTDMVMIGFVIVGAGLAAAWSGDFSVRVPKRRRLPNAVVGGFLMGAGSRLAPGCNIGNIYSGIAELSVHSFVAAVGIVLGVYVMTHWIYRDVGCAI, encoded by the coding sequence CTGCTCGTGGCAGCGGTCGTCGGAATCGGCCTCGGCGTCTTCCTCCAGAAGGGCCGGTTCTGCTTCGTGAACGCCTTCCGGGACTTCTTCGCGTACAAGGACTCCCGGGTGACGAAGGGAGTGCTCGCGGCGACACTCCTCACGATGGTGTTCTGGGGCATCGCGTACCAACTGGGCTACTACCAGGGGTTCTGGACGCCCGCGTGGGGGCTCACCGGCCTCGTCGGCGGGTTCGTGTTCGGCATCGGCATGACGTACGCCGGCGGCTGCGCGAGCGGCACGCTGTACCGCGCCGGCGAGGGCTACCTCCAGTTCTGGCTGACGCTCGCGTTCATGGGCGTCGGCTACGCGGCGTTCACCGTCGCGTTCCCGACGCTGCAGAGCACGTACTTCGGGCCGCTGCAGTTCGGCGAGGGCGTCAGCCTGTTCGCCGTCTCGCCGATTCCCGCGGGGCTGCTCGCGCTGCTCGTCGCCGCCGGCGTCACCGTCGTGTACGCCACGCTCGTCGGCCGCAGCGCGGCGAAGAAGGGCGACCCCGAGGAGCGCGCGACCGTCGCGTCCGTCCAGCCGTCGGTGCTGCTCGCGCCGGTCGTCGGCGCCCGCCAGTTCGCCCGCGGCACTAGTCAGTACTTCCGCGGTCTCGCCGACGCGTGGCGCACGCCGCTCGCGTCCAGCAAGCGGCCGTGGGACCCGCGGACCGCCGCGCTCGGCATCACCGCCGTCGCCGTCCTCTGGTTCACGCAGGTGTCCATCGTCGGCGTCACCGGGCCGGAAGCCCGCTGGACGGGCTACCTGCTCTCGCAGGTCGGCGTCGACGCCGGGAGCTTCGAGTACTGGGGGGCCGTCCTCTTCCGCGGCGCCGGCGTCGGCGTCACCACCGACATGGTGATGATCGGGTTCGTCATCGTCGGCGCCGGGCTCGCGGCCGCGTGGAGCGGTGACTTCTCGGTCCGCGTGCCGAAGCGCCGCCGCCTCCCGAACGCGGTCGTCGGCGGCTTCCTGATGGGCGCGGGCTCCCGGCTCGCCCCCGGCTGCAACATCGGGAACATCTACTCCGGCATCGCCGAGCTCTCGGTGCACTCCTTCGTCGCGGCCGTCGGCATCGTGCTCGGCGTCTACGTGATGACTCATTGGATCTACCGAGACGTCGGCTGCGCCATCTGA
- the sepF gene encoding cell division protein SepF, which produces MGFMDKILGGAGGSTEDYVELDIDDFDTEGSEASVTVYIAEIDGQEDVIAIKDAVYDGDMVIADITRLRTEDRTVEHVVDELRQVAQEVGGDIVQKGDDQLIVVPNGIAISRSKLNRH; this is translated from the coding sequence ATGGGCTTCATGGACAAGATTCTCGGCGGAGCCGGGGGTTCCACCGAGGATTACGTCGAACTGGACATCGACGACTTCGACACCGAGGGTAGCGAGGCGAGCGTCACCGTCTACATCGCCGAAATCGACGGCCAGGAGGACGTCATCGCCATCAAGGACGCCGTCTACGACGGCGACATGGTCATCGCGGACATCACGCGGCTCCGCACGGAGGACCGCACGGTCGAGCACGTCGTCGACGAGCTCCGACAGGTCGCCCAGGAGGTCGGCGGCGACATCGTCCAGAAGGGCGACGACCAGCTCATCGTCGTGCCGAACGGCATCGCCATCAGCCGCTCGAAACTCAACCGCCACTAG